A single genomic interval of Helicoverpa armigera isolate CAAS_96S chromosome 22, ASM3070526v1, whole genome shotgun sequence harbors:
- the LOC135118463 gene encoding uncharacterized protein LOC135118463, producing MKQLKYKFENMKRSAKKVASRERQEMRRTGGGNPPSLPPDSEDATDWLRSIMSGSIDGNEAIYDDDIISPNSIVTIPIIHKDKDFDEIPPIQKKVKLDTNTDSEIQHDMPNILKDVVVNTIITDQDKSFDNVENIVPDEVFDASAPHSSLKRPVAPQLSRIIKKNKGRVKIS from the exons ATGAAGcagctaaaatataaatttgaaaatatgaaaagatcTGCAAAGAAG GTAGCAAGTAGAGAACGTCAGGAAATGAGACGCACAGGTGGAGGAAATCCTCCCTCACTTCCTCCAGATTCAGAAGATGCTACTGATTGGTTAAGATCCATTATGTCTGGATCTATTGATGGAAATGAGGCTATATATGATGATGACATTATTTCCCCAAATTCCATTGTTACA aTTCCCATAATTCACAAAGataaggattttgatgaaattcctCCTATACAAAAA AAAGTGAAACTAGACACAAATACTGATAGTGAAATTCAACATGACATGCCCAATATACTCAAG GATGTTGTAGTCAACACAATTATTACAGATCAAGACAAAAGTTTTgataatgttgaaaatattgtcCCAGATGAAGTTTTTGATGCTAGTGCCCCACATTCATCACTAAAGAGACCAGTAGCACCACAACTAAgtc gtatcataaagaaaaacaagGGAAGagtgaaaatatcataa